One region of Peribacillus simplex genomic DNA includes:
- a CDS encoding glycosyltransferase family 2 protein: MNFLVRQKARELLKSSNIQIKNNPSSLRNKFLGKVKKVTVVTAAFNAEKFIRKTIESVINQSIGIDQIEYIIIDDCSTDDTVKIIQEYAARYKNICLVSLQENNGSPGTPRNIGIELGTSKYITFLDADDWLAPDGLESLYNILEETGDDYVVGKTVKVESESETVIGEFASIKERRSITPLDVPHFFYHMGPTARMMNLSMVKENEIGFPNMKFGEDKWFFTDVFFKVRAVSTTKKPIYYVNRTSENPNSLTRVTNVLDKRKADVEIIRYIQSKDIAIELKRVALNRIYEYDIVKTFDSQIFVKSKKKEDFIEVLRDAVETTKNLSYDFKNEFKVPIYKFAIELFMADRIDDFVRLFEWLKRDANKKYLIKDCLPYYELPFLEGDYRFVRIPMLARAIDSYVIDNVYHQSFEIYGDDINNIESVLIRDRKRMDNEINCEVRIEGNRGHFTVSLDEIDRMEKSLFTVFIRYNDYQLVNIKRILKNKMAYNNKNVEFYTTVANNLGLAIKSLE, translated from the coding sequence ATGAATTTTTTGGTGCGTCAAAAGGCGAGGGAACTTTTAAAGAGCAGCAATATTCAAATAAAAAATAATCCTTCAAGCTTAAGAAATAAATTTTTAGGAAAAGTTAAAAAAGTCACTGTAGTTACTGCTGCTTTTAATGCTGAAAAATTCATTAGAAAAACGATTGAATCAGTAATAAATCAATCCATAGGTATAGATCAGATTGAATATATAATTATAGATGATTGTTCGACTGATGATACCGTTAAAATTATTCAGGAGTATGCAGCTAGATATAAAAATATATGTTTAGTTTCCCTTCAGGAAAATAATGGGTCACCTGGGACCCCCAGAAACATTGGAATAGAACTGGGAACATCTAAATATATAACTTTTTTAGACGCAGATGACTGGCTTGCTCCTGATGGACTGGAAAGCCTCTATAACATCCTGGAGGAAACAGGTGATGATTATGTAGTGGGCAAAACGGTAAAAGTCGAATCTGAGTCAGAGACTGTTATTGGTGAGTTTGCTTCTATTAAAGAAAGAAGAAGCATTACCCCATTGGATGTTCCGCACTTTTTTTATCATATGGGTCCAACTGCCAGAATGATGAATTTGTCTATGGTTAAAGAAAATGAAATTGGTTTTCCAAATATGAAATTCGGTGAAGATAAATGGTTTTTTACTGATGTTTTCTTTAAAGTCAGAGCAGTTTCAACTACTAAAAAACCTATTTATTATGTCAACAGAACTTCAGAAAATCCAAATTCTTTAACACGTGTTACGAATGTGTTAGATAAAAGAAAAGCGGATGTCGAAATAATAAGGTATATTCAATCCAAGGATATAGCCATTGAACTGAAAAGAGTGGCCCTTAACCGGATTTATGAGTACGATATTGTAAAAACGTTCGACAGTCAAATTTTTGTGAAATCCAAGAAAAAAGAAGATTTTATAGAAGTATTAAGGGATGCTGTCGAAACAACGAAAAACCTGTCATATGACTTTAAGAATGAATTTAAAGTCCCTATCTATAAATTTGCCATTGAATTATTCATGGCGGATCGTATTGATGATTTCGTAAGGTTATTTGAATGGTTAAAGCGAGATGCTAATAAAAAATATCTTATTAAAGATTGTTTGCCGTATTATGAACTTCCATTTCTGGAAGGTGATTATCGCTTCGTAAGGATACCGATGCTTGCTCGTGCAATAGATTCTTATGTTATCGATAATGTCTACCACCAGAGTTTTGAGATTTATGGTGATGATATAAACAACATAGAGTCTGTATTAATACGTGATAGAAAAAGAATGGACAATGAAATCAACTGTGAAGTTCGAATAGAAGGTAATAGAGGTCATTTTACTGTTTCATTAGATGAAATTGACCGAATGGAAAAGTCATTATTTACAGTGTTCATTCGATACAATGATTATCAATTGGTGAATATTAAAAGAATCCTGAAAAATAAGATGGCGTATAATAACAAAAATGTGGAGTTTTATACAACAGTGGCAAATAATTTGGGACTAGCCATAAAGTCTTTGGAGTAG
- a CDS encoding ABC transporter permease, with protein sequence MSSALTVLKEQINNFYLVRRLSVYEVKSANSNNYLGILWEIINPMIQIAIYWFVFGFIILNRGEHFLPWLMAGIVVWFFVNPSITQTSKSVFSRLNMVSKMSFPMSVIPSYVIFAKLYQHLVLLGVIIILLGFTGYLPTVYIIQLPYYVVATVALLFSFGLISSTLSTIIRDFHNMIVSLMKVLFYLTPILWVLDAKDHPVIVNIMKLNPLYYIVDGYRASLLGESWYLIVNWEYTLYFWAVVIVFFLIGSSLHVRFRDRFVDFK encoded by the coding sequence ATGAGTTCAGCTTTGACCGTTTTAAAAGAACAAATCAATAATTTTTATTTGGTAAGGCGTTTATCTGTTTATGAGGTGAAAAGTGCCAACAGTAATAACTATCTGGGAATCCTATGGGAAATCATCAATCCGATGATACAGATTGCGATTTATTGGTTTGTATTCGGATTTATAATCTTAAATCGCGGTGAACATTTCCTTCCATGGCTGATGGCAGGGATCGTTGTCTGGTTTTTTGTGAATCCTTCAATAACCCAAACGTCCAAATCCGTCTTTTCCCGACTGAATATGGTATCCAAGATGAGCTTTCCGATGAGTGTCATTCCTTCGTATGTCATTTTTGCTAAGTTGTATCAGCATCTTGTGCTGCTGGGGGTCATTATCATACTATTAGGTTTTACTGGATACCTCCCTACAGTTTACATCATACAACTGCCATATTATGTTGTCGCGACGGTTGCGCTGTTATTTTCATTTGGCTTAATCTCGTCAACCTTATCAACCATTATTCGTGATTTTCACAATATGATCGTGTCATTAATGAAAGTCTTGTTTTATTTAACACCAATCCTTTGGGTATTAGATGCTAAAGACCATCCAGTAATCGTTAATATCATGAAGCTGAATCCTCTATATTATATTGTGGATGGGTATCGAGCTTCGTTATTGGGGGAATCATGGTACCTAATAGTGAATTGGGAATATACGCTATATTTCTGGGCAGTCGTAATCGTCTTCTTTTTGATAGGTTCCTCGCTGCATGTTAGGTTTAGAGATCGCTTTGTTGACTTTAAGTAA
- the tagH gene encoding teichoic acids export ABC transporter ATP-binding subunit TagH, whose product MEKSVIVKDITKKYKLYNKNSEKLLDLLLPKSYGEEYFALRNVSFEAEKGDVIGFVGVNGSGKSTLSNIIAGIIPPTDGNVQTNGKTALIAVSSGLNNQLTGRENIELKMLMLGFDKNKIKELEPEIIEFSELGKFIDQPVKSYSSGMKSRLGFSISVHIDPDILIIDEALSVGDKNFAEKCLEKMNEFKEKGKTMFFVSHSIGQMKKFCQKALWLEYGELKAYGAMNEVMPQYEAFLKEYNAMSKKEQKKYREEQMKRRSSTLV is encoded by the coding sequence TTGGAAAAATCGGTAATTGTCAAAGATATAACGAAAAAGTATAAATTATATAATAAAAACTCGGAAAAATTATTGGATCTCCTTTTACCTAAAAGCTATGGGGAAGAGTACTTTGCTCTGAGAAATGTAAGTTTTGAAGCGGAAAAGGGCGATGTAATAGGATTTGTCGGGGTCAACGGATCCGGGAAATCCACATTGTCCAATATTATTGCAGGTATTATCCCGCCTACGGATGGAAATGTCCAAACTAACGGGAAAACGGCTTTGATTGCCGTTTCATCGGGCCTGAATAATCAGTTGACGGGCAGAGAAAACATTGAGCTGAAAATGCTTATGCTCGGATTCGATAAAAATAAAATCAAAGAACTTGAGCCTGAGATCATTGAGTTTTCAGAGCTTGGCAAGTTCATTGACCAACCGGTGAAATCCTACTCAAGCGGTATGAAGTCCAGGCTTGGTTTTTCCATTTCCGTGCATATTGATCCAGATATCCTGATTATTGATGAAGCCTTATCGGTCGGGGATAAAAACTTTGCTGAAAAGTGTTTGGAGAAAATGAACGAATTTAAGGAAAAAGGCAAAACGATGTTCTTTGTCAGCCATTCAATCGGTCAGATGAAGAAGTTTTGCCAAAAGGCTTTATGGCTTGAGTATGGAGAGTTAAAAGCATACGGTGCCATGAACGAAGTAATGCCGCAATATGAAGCATTCTTAAAAGAATATAACGCCATGTCTAAAAAAGAACAGAAAAAGTACCGTGAAGAACAAATGAAAAGACGTAGTTCTACACTGGTATGA